The DNA window AGTAGGTGATGTTCCAAGTCTAAGAGCAGAAAGCAAATCTGATATTCCAGTTTTTAGTATTCCTTTCTCTATTATTATAGTATCTGTCCCAAGCACACCTTCATCATCAAAAAGGTATGAGGATACATTCTCTGCTGCAGCTGCTCCATCATGCATGATTACCAGCTCTGATGCAACCTCTCTATTGATAAACTCAGCAGCTTTTGCTCGATTTTTTACAAACATATCCATTTCAACGCCATGCCCAAAGGCTTCATGTGCTATTAAACCTGATATTCCTGGTGAACAGATAACATCATACTCTCCTGGAATGATTTTCTTTGCATCTAGAAGTTTTTCTGCATATGATACTACTTCTTTTACTTTATTCTGAAGCTCATCTAAGATCTCAACACCTTTTAGTCCTGCTTCACTATCATAATAAAACTTTGTGTTATCATCTTTTCTAACTACTGCTGAAAGACTACCTTGACTCCATATGTAAGATTGCTCAAGGTCTTTATTTTGAGAAATAAATATTTTGGATATATGACACTCTTCGTAGTTTATTCTGAAATCCACCAATAGATTTGAATACGTAAAGGCCTCATTTTTTATTTTAGTCATCTTCCCGATCTTTTCCTCTGCACTTACTTCTTCAGGAAGTACCCCTACCTCTTTGAAAAGCTTTTCTGCTATTTTATCTTCTTCTATAACTGGATAAGTACTCGTTTTTATTCCTGAAACTTTCAGATTATTGATATCTTCATTGACCTTGTTTTTTATATTTTCAACTAATAAGCCTAATTCTGCTTCTGAAAGTTCATTAAAAGAATACTCTGAGTAATTATATCCATTATGGACTCTCACTACAAAGCCTCTCTCGGCCCATTCTGAATCATTTAAGCTAGCTCCTGTTTTATAGACTGAATATGTTTTTCCACCTATATCTGTTCCTAAAACTGAAGCATACTTAAAATCCTTTAGTAGGATTTCTATTAATTTCTTTAGTGTCTTCTTTTGATTTGTTAAATATTTTGACATTGAAACCTGCATAATGCACCCCCTTAATTAATTTACAGTAAATGCTAACTTATAATTACACTTTATCAGTAATCTAATAATAATGCAATTAGTTTTGCCTCATTAATCTATTGTACTAGCTACATAGGATTTGGGCAGATGAAGCTATTAAAAACTTCATCTGCCTATATTAAACTTGTCAGGTATTGTCGATAAAATCAAGCTCATGACTTTCTAATAATCCTATATTTAATTCATCCCTGAAACTCCTTGATAAGGATAATAACTTATTCATGTTTATATACCTCCTATTTTTTATTATTAATCTTCATTCTTAATACCCGCAACGCTTGCTAAATCCAAGCTTTACATACTCATCAAAATTAGTATATTTCATAAGCTGAGGGAAAAACCAATATTCTGTTAATAAGCTAATCTTAAACATAACTTCCTACACCTCCTATTTTTTAATAACAAACCTTATTTTTTATATCACTAACACTTTCTAAGCTCAAGCCTTGCATATTCCTCATAACCAGTATACTTCTTACGCTTGGGGAAAAACAATGATTCTAATAGCAAACTCATCATAAATATCACCTCCTTAATATATGAATTAAATTACATTAAAGTAATTTGTTGTAAACCAGTAAGCACAAAAAAACCGCAGTAATAACCTACGGCTTTTTGTTCTATATTGGAGTGAATTTTTCCAAAATAAAAAGTCGTAGGAAATAGCCTACGACTAACTTTAGTTTTTAGTAAAAATATATTTATAATATAATTCACCAAATATATAATAAAGTCGCAGACTATATGCCTGCGACTAATAAATCAATTAAAAATTATAACAATATAATATAATTTTACAATTATCTACTTAATGCACAGGCCGTTATTACTATTTCTGTTTTTACTTTTATTAGCTTTGTTTAAAGTTATCATAATCATCTTTCACGGCCTCCTTTTCTATATTGGTAAACTGTACTAATTGCTCTACTTTTATATATTAACACCATTTTTTACATAATGCAATACCTTTTTTCAATTTTTATTATTTTTTTATATTTAACTTTATATATTCCTGCATCTTTTGCAGATATCCTTCAGCTATTCTTTTGATAATACTGTTATTCACTGAGTCCAATTTAATATCATCTATAGTAGCTATAGGAAGAGCATTGACTGATGTTCCTGTCATAAATGCTCCATCAAGGTCTTTTAAAGAATCCATATGAACCTCTTCTTCTATTACCTCTATATTTTGCTCTTTACATACATTCATGATTTCATTTCTTGTTATTCCTAGAAGCACATCTCCTGCTGAGGCTGTATATACCTTATCTCCTTTAACAAAGAACATATTAGATCTGCTGCCTTCTGTAATGTAACCCTTTCTATTTACTAATAAAGCTTCATAGGCATTTTGTTCCTTTATCTCATCATTGATTCTCTGTCTTAAATCAGCATTGACTATTTTAGCATTAGGATTTTCCCTTTCTGAGTGGAAAAGAATAGTATGGATTCCTTTTTCATATACTTCTTTTTCTGGATAGCTGCTTTTTATATAGTAAGCCATAAAGGTTTGATTTGGACTATCTACATTGCTACATAAAAGCTTTATATTCATATTATACTCTTTATTAGAATCTATCAGCCTATGTATTTCTTGTTTAATTTCTTCATCAGTTTTTTTTATTGTCTTACCTATGAGCTCAGCAGATTTTCTCATTCTTTCTATATGTCCCTCTAAAAATATGGGAACACCATCTATAACCCTAATTACCTCATATATTAATGGCGAAGATGCTTTCTCAAAGCCTTCATCATTTGATGTAGGTTCTATTTCACCATTGTACATATAATATTTTAATATTGATTCATTGTACATCCTACTCACCTCTAGTATATTGTTGGTATCCTTCATATACATTATAGCTTATTATGAGTAAAAATATAGTGTTTTTTATTCTTCATCCCTATCAATTTTTTTATTTCTTCTTTTTATAACTTTTTTTCCAATGTAGAAGGCAATCAACCCTATAATTAGTAAAATAAATACTACAGGTAATAGCACTGCTATAACAACTATAAGTTCCTTAGCTAAACTCACAATTCCTTTTATAGATTTGCTAAATCCATCTATTATTCTCTCGCCAAGCGTAACTGGCTCTGGTGACTTTATCTCTCTGACCTCATATACTATTACATCTATGGTTGAAAAGCTAACTAGGTTATCCCACTTTTTTAGGGTTCCTGTGTA is part of the Proteiniborus sp. MB09-C3 genome and encodes:
- a CDS encoding TldD/PmbA family protein: MQVSMSKYLTNQKKTLKKLIEILLKDFKYASVLGTDIGGKTYSVYKTGASLNDSEWAERGFVVRVHNGYNYSEYSFNELSEAELGLLVENIKNKVNEDINNLKVSGIKTSTYPVIEEDKIAEKLFKEVGVLPEEVSAEEKIGKMTKIKNEAFTYSNLLVDFRINYEECHISKIFISQNKDLEQSYIWSQGSLSAVVRKDDNTKFYYDSEAGLKGVEILDELQNKVKEVVSYAEKLLDAKKIIPGEYDVICSPGISGLIAHEAFGHGVEMDMFVKNRAKAAEFINREVASELVIMHDGAAAAENVSSYLFDDEGVLGTDTIIIEKGILKTGISDLLSALRLGTSPTGNGKRESFERKAYARMTNTFFAGGNNKLEDMIASIKEGYLLDVVLSGMEDPKNWGIQCMILVAKEIKDGKLTGNIMSPVIVTGYVPDVLKSISMVSEEVEIFGSGACGKGYKEWVKAADGGPYIKARVRLG
- a CDS encoding aminotransferase class IV, translated to MYNESILKYYMYNGEIEPTSNDEGFEKASSPLIYEVIRVIDGVPIFLEGHIERMRKSAELIGKTIKKTDEEIKQEIHRLIDSNKEYNMNIKLLCSNVDSPNQTFMAYYIKSSYPEKEVYEKGIHTILFHSERENPNAKIVNADLRQRINDEIKEQNAYEALLVNRKGYITEGSRSNMFFVKGDKVYTASAGDVLLGITRNEIMNVCKEQNIEVIEEEVHMDSLKDLDGAFMTGTSVNALPIATIDDIKLDSVNNSIIKRIAEGYLQKMQEYIKLNIKK